The genomic stretch ACGCCGGGCGTGCGCGGCAACCTCCAGTCGGTGGGCAACACGCGGAACCTGGCGCTGGACCCCCGGCTGTGGGTCCGCTACGCGGCCACCTCGCGCACCAACCTCAAGGGCTCGTTGGGCCTCTACAGCCAGCCGCCGGAGACGTTCCGCTTCATCTCCTTGCCCTACGGTAACCCGGACCTCGCCTACCAACGCGCGTTCCAGAGCAGCCTGGGCGTGGAGCACCGCATCACCGACGTGCTCAACGTGGACGTCACCGGCTTCTTCAACCGCCGCTTCAACAACATCGTGTCGCCCGGCCAGCTCGTCACCAACGAGGGCGGCGGCGTCTTCACGCTGCCGTACTCCAACGACGGCATCGGCCGCGCGTATGGCGTGGAGGTGATGCTGAAGAAGGAGCGCGCCTCCGCGACGGACAAGTGGTCCGGCTGGCTCTCGTACACCTTCAGCCGCGCGGAGGACGGGCGCACGGGGCCGCTACCCCAGGGCGGAGGGACCTTCGGTGGCGGCAGCGTGCCGGACGACTCCACCTATGGCCTCAGCCCCTGGGACCAGACGCACATCCTCACGCTGGTGGCGAGCTATGTGCTGGGCGACGGCTGGGAGCTGGGCGGCCGCTTCCGCTACACCAGCGGCCGGCCCATGACGCCGCTGGCGAGCGGCTATGACGTCTACGACGCGGACCGCAACCGCTACAACGCGACGTTCGGTCCCTACTTCTCCGACCGCACGGGCGGCTTCCACCAACTGGACGTGCGCGTGGACAAGAGCTGGCGGTTCCAGAGTTGGACGCTCACGGCCTATCTGGACGTGCAGAACCTCTACAACGCGAAGAACGTCGAGTTCGTCTTCAACGACTACCGGTTCCGTCGGGAGTACGAGGTGCCGGGCATCCCCATCCTCCCCGTGGTGGGTGTGAAAGGAAGCTTCTGAGATGAAGACCCTGCTCGAGTATGGCGGCCTGTTGCTGCTGCTGGGAGCCACCGCGTGTGTCGACGTCGAGGACCAGCCTTCGCGCGTCCACGACTTCCGTGTGCTCGGCCTCGCCACGGAGCCGCCGGAGTTCATGGCGTCTGCTTGTGAGCTCACCCCAGCGACGCTGGATGAACTCTCCGAGCCCGTGACATACCGCGCGCTGCTGGTGGACCCGGCGGGCGAGGGCCGTCCCATCCAGTACACGTTGTGGGCGTGCGCGGACCCCGAGGACCGGACGTGCGCGAACGAATCCAACCGCGTGCTGCTCGCGGAGGGCACCACCGCGCCCGGTGAGCTCACGCTCAGCATCCGCCCGGGCGCCGCTACGCTGGCCGAGGACACGCCGCTGCTCGAGCGGGTGCAGGAGCTGGACCCCTACCTGGGGCTGGGCGGCCTGCGCATGCCGCTGGTCCTCTTCACGCAGGCGGGGGAGGAGCGGGTGTATGCGCAGAAGCTGATGGTCTTCTGGTGCCCGGTGGTGGAGGGCATGCGGGCCAACGTGCAGCCGGTGATTCCGGGCCTGCGCGTGGACGACGTGGCCTGGGCCGAGGCGGCGCCACTGGAGCTGCGGGGCGCCGGGCCCTTCGTGGTGACGGCCGAGGACGTGGCGGCCTTGCAGGAGACGTACGTGGTGCCCGGGCTCCGGCTGGAGGCGGTGACGCTGCGGGAGAGCTGGGGGATTTCGTGGCACGCGACGCTGGGCGAGTTCTCGCCGCAGGAGACGGGCGGCTCGTCCTTCGGCGGGCAGGAGGGCCGGCACCGCACGGAGTGGGAGCCGCCGGAGGGCGCGCAGGCGCAAGAGGTGACGTTCTGGGCGGTGGTGCGGGACGGCCGGGGCGGCAGTTCCTGGTTGGTGCGGCGGGCGCTCTGGAGTCCGTGAGCCGGGCTCGCGCGCCGGCCTTCAGTCGAGATATGCCGAGGGGACTCGCTTGAGGCCGGGCCGGGCCTGACGCGTGGGGTGGAACGCGGATGATGAGACGCACCACTGCTGGGGAATGGGGCCGCCGGTGCGGTCTGCTGGCCGCCGCCTGCCTGGGCGTGTGGGCCACGGTGTCCGCCGCGGCCACGCCGCCCCCGGCGGAAGAGCCCCCGGTGACGCTGCGCCGCTTCGCGCTGCTCGTGGGCTCCAGCGAGGGCGGTGAGGGACGCGAGCGGCTGCGCTACGCGGGCTCGGATGCGCTGGCCATGTCCCGCGTGCTGGGGGAGCTGGGCGGCGTGGCGGTGGCGGACCGCGTGCTGCTGCTGGAGGCGGACCGGAAGGGCCTGCTGGGCGCGCTGGAGCGGATGCGGGTGCTGGTGGAAGCCGCGGCCGCTGACGGCGTTCGCAGCGAGCTGGTGCTCTACTACTCGGGCCACTCGGACGCGGAGGGGTTGCTGCCGCGCGGTGAGCGGCTGACCTACGCGGCGCTGAAGCAGGGGCTGGGCGCGGTGCCCGTGGACGTGCGCATCGCGATTCTGGACTCGTGCGGCTCCGGCGCGGTGACGCGCTTCAAGGGTGGGGTGCACCGGCCGGGCTTCCTCATGGACGCGGCGTCGCAGGTGCGGGGCCACGCGTACCTCGCCTCCAGCTCCGCGGATGAAGTGGCGCAGGAGTCGGACACCATTGGCGCGTCCTTCTTCACGCACTTCCTGGTGACGGGCCTGCGCGGCGCGGCGGACGCCAGCGGCGACGGCCGCGTCACCCTGCACGAGGCCTACCAGTTCGCCTTCCATGAAACGCTGGCGCGCACGGAGCGAACGCAGGGCGGTCCGCAGCACGCGGCCTATGACATCCAACTGGCGGGCAGCGGCGACCTGGTGCTGACGGACCTGCGCACCTCGCGCGTGCGGCTCACGGTGGCGGAGGACGTGCAGGGCCGCCTCTTCGTGCGCGACTGGGGCAACCAGCTGGTCGCGGAGCTGCAGAAGCCCGCGGGCCGGCGCCTGGCGCTGGGGCTGGAGGCGGGGCGCTATCAGGTCGTGCTGGAGCGGCCCTCGCAGCGGCTCGAGGCGGAGTTGACGGTGTCGCCGAAGGGAGGCTCGGAGCTGCGCGCCGAGCACTTCGTTCCCATGACACTCACCCGCACGGCGGCCCGAGGCGGGACGGACATGCGGGCCGAGGCCCTGTCCACCGGTGAGCCGGTGGTCCTCGGTGACATGCCCTCCGTGCCCTTCAACCTGTCACTGGTGCCGCCGCTGGCCACCACCGCGCTGTGGGGAGGCGGCGGGCGCAACCATCTGGCGCTGGGCGCGTTGGGCGTGCGCTCGATGCAGCTTCAGGGGTTGGGCGTGGCCGTCGGCGTGGGGTGGGTGGATGGGACGGTGGAGGGGTTCCAGGTGTCGGGCGTCGCGAACGTGGCGGGCGGGGAGATTTTCGGTCTCCAGACGGCGTTCGGCGGCAACCTCGCCTTCGGTGGCGGGACGGGCGGGCAGGTGTCCGCCGTCTTCAACATGGCCGAGCGGGACTTCACGGGCTTCCAGGTGAGCACCACGGCGAACCGCGCGGCGGCGCGCCTTCGTGGCGTGCAGGCGGCCGTGGGCATCAACCTGGCGGAGCGGCTCGCGGGCGCGCAGGTGGGCCTCATCAACATCTCCGGGGACGTCGCGGGCGCGCAGGTGGGCCTCATCAACGTGGCGGCCGAGGTGCGCGGCGTGCAGCTGGGGTTCATCAACATCGCGGATGACGTGTCGGTGCCCATCGGCTTCTTGAGCATCGTGCGCAAGGGGCGCTTCGTGCTGGAGCTCTCCGCCGACGACGTCATGCCCCTGTCGGTGGGCATCAAGTATGGGAGCCGGACAGTCTACGTGCTGGCCACCACGGGCGTGGGGATTGGCGAGGACTCGCTGCGGACCTTCCTCAACATGGGTCTGGGCGTGCACGTCCCGCTGGATGCCGCGGACCGCTACTCGCTGGACGTGGACCTGTCGTACGGCAGCTGGCAGCCGAACTTCTATGGCTCGGGGCCCAAGAACACGCTGTTCCGGATGCGCGCCACGCTGGGGTGGGAACTCAAGCGGCGCTTCGCGCTCTTCGGCGGCGTGTCCCTCAACGCGTATGACCCTTCGTCTCAGGACGAGGACCGCAACGTGAGCTGGCTGCCGCAGTGGAAGTTGGGGCGCGGCCCCGGCGGCGTCCGGATGTGGCCCGGCCTGCTGCTGGGCGTTCGCATCTGACTCGAATTCCCAGCCGCGAGGCCTGCGACATCGGCGGCCCGCCCATTCTGGATGTCGGCGCCAGCTACGCCATCGACACGCGCGGCTGGCGCATCCTCCAGGTTCAGCAGTAGCTCAGCGCAGCCACGCCAACACCGCTTGCGGCGCGTCCACGTGGACGAAGTGCCCGGCCTCCGGCAGCGTCTCCACCGGGCAGCCCGCGGCCACCAGGCGCTCCGCGTCCGCGTCACTCACGTACTTCGAGCGGCCACCCCGAAGGCACCGCGTCGGTGGGCCCTCCTTGCGCTCCACCGCCGCCCACAGGTCCGTGTCATTCACGCGCGAGTGCAGGTCCGCCAGCCCCTGCCGGTCGAAGCGCCAGCGCACGCCGCGCTCCTCGGTCACCAGGTTCATCAGCAGCCAGTCCGCCAGCGGCTCCGACAATTCGCGGCCCGTGAGCTCCGCGCGCATCGTCCGGCGATTCTCCGCCTGGGACGGGGCCTGGAGCAGGATGCCCAGCACCTTGCCACTCTCCGACAAGTCTCCCGGGACGGGCCCCGGGGCGATGTCCAGCAGCGACACACTCCGGACGGCCTCCGGGACATTGAGGCTCGCCGCGAGCGTCACCCTCCCTCCCAGCGAATGCCCCACCCAGTCGAACGGACCCTGGAACCCCTGCGCACGCGCCGTGTCCACCACGTCCCGGGCCATGCTGTAGAGGTCCGAGTTCGCCGGCAGGGCAGGGGACGTCCCATGCCCGGTGAGGTCCGGCAGGAGGATGCGCCGGCTCGGGTCCGCCGCGCTCCACGCCGTCGCCAGCGAGCGCAGATTGCGCCCCGTGCCCAGGAAGCCGTGCAGCATCACCGTGGGCACATCGCCCTCACCCACCAGGAAACTCTCGAGGACCATGCGCTTCGTGCCTTTCTCTCCACCCCGTTCGCCTTGACGCGGGGCGGGCCGTGCCGCTTCATACCTTGAACGCCCCGCCTGATGAGGTCTTCCGCGTGCCTACCGTTTCCTTGCTGCTCTTCGTGCTCGCCTCCGCTCCCGCGAACACGGCCCCCGTGGACCCGAAGGCCGCTGTCACCGCCGTGCTGGATGACTGGCACCAGGCCGCCGCCGCCGCGGACGAGGCGCGCTACTTCGGCCACTTCACCGACGACGCGGTGTACCTGGGCACCGACGCGACCGAGCGTTGGACCCGTGACGAATTCCACGCCTGGGCGAAGCCGTACTTCTCCAAGGGCAAGGCCTGGAACTTCAAGGCGACGTCACGCCACATCTTCTTCTCGAAGGATGGCGCGGTGGCCTGGTTCGACGAGGCGTTGGACACGCCCAACCTGGGCCCCAGCCGCGGCAGCGGCGTGCTGGTGAAGGACGCCGACACCTGGAAGATTGCCCAGTACAACCTCTCCATCCCCATCCCCAACGACGTGCTGCCGGAGGTGAAGCGGCGCATCGAGCGGCACCTGGTGCGGAGCCAGAAGCCGCCGAAGTCGACCACCGGCAGGCCGCCGGCGAAGGTGCCCGCGCCGCAGACGCCCCCCATCAAGGAGAGGGCGCCCGCTCAGGCGAACTAACCTCCTCACAACCCGAAGGGATACGTGTCAGGCGCGTCCTCCTCCCCGTGCCCGGCATCCGAATCCAACGGGCGCAATGCCCGCGTCTCGTCGTAGTGCAGCACCGCGTCGAACTGCGCGGGCAGGTTCGCGTGGAAGTAGTGGCTCCACCGCTCGGTGCGCGGCGCGTACACCACGCCGATGGCGCGCTCCAGACGGCGCTCGTGCAGGCCGCCCGCCGCTTCGCCCAGCTCGGCCATGCGCAGCAGGAACGCGGGCATGCCCACGTCGTGGAACAGGCGCTCGTAGCTGCCGGACATGGCGGGCTGGATGCGGCGTCGCAGGCCGGGCTCGTCCCATTCGTGCGCGGCGATGACCACACCCGTGTACGTGGTGAAGCCCACGTTGTACGTGGCCGCGCCGTGCCGCTCGCGCAGGAGCTGGCCCACGTTGAGCTCCCCCTGGTCACCCATCTGCGTGGCGCGGGCATCACCCAGGTGGGAGTTGTGCGCCCAGATGACCAACCGGGCCGGTGGACCGCTGCGTGACAGGTGCGCCGCGAGCGCGTCCACCGTGTCCGCCATGTGCGTGTCACGCAGGTTCCAGCCTTCGTGCCGGCCCGCATACACGGCGCGGTAGTACGCCTCCGCGTTGGCGACGAGCCGGGCGTTCTGCTCGGCGTGGAAGCGGGCGTCCGCGTCCTCGGGCCCTCGAGTCCTCCGCCGCTGCAACTCCACGAACTGGGCCCAGACCTGCTCCTCGCACGAGTCCGCCTGCCCCGACGTGGTGGACTGGCCATAGACGTGGGGCTCGGGGCCGAAATGGTCGAAGCAGGCGTAGCGCTCGCGGGCCCGCTGCGCGGCGTCCGGGTCCACCGTGTCCAACCAGGCCACCACCTCCCGCATGGAGTCGTGAAGGCTGTACAGGTCCATGCCGTAGAAGCCCGCACGCTGCTCCGGCGGCACCGTGGCGTTGTGGGCACGCATCCAGGTGACCAGCTCCTCCATCTCCCGGTTGCGCCACATCCACCGTGGGAATCGCTGGAAGTTGCCCAGGGCGCCAGCGGCCGTCGTGTCCTGCCCGTTACCCCGCACGAACGTGTCGACGCGCAGGGCGGTCGGCCAGTCGGCCTCCACCACCAGCGCGCGGAAACCCTGCTCGGCGATGAGGCGGCGGGTGAGGGTGGCGCGTGCCTGGTAGAACTCGTGTGTCCCGTGTGTGGCCTCGCCCAGCAGGACGAACCGCGCATCACCGATGCTCTCGATGAGCGGGTCCAGGTCCGAAGCGCGGC from Myxococcus xanthus encodes the following:
- a CDS encoding caspase family protein, translating into MMRRTTAGEWGRRCGLLAAACLGVWATVSAAATPPPAEEPPVTLRRFALLVGSSEGGEGRERLRYAGSDALAMSRVLGELGGVAVADRVLLLEADRKGLLGALERMRVLVEAAAADGVRSELVLYYSGHSDAEGLLPRGERLTYAALKQGLGAVPVDVRIAILDSCGSGAVTRFKGGVHRPGFLMDAASQVRGHAYLASSSADEVAQESDTIGASFFTHFLVTGLRGAADASGDGRVTLHEAYQFAFHETLARTERTQGGPQHAAYDIQLAGSGDLVLTDLRTSRVRLTVAEDVQGRLFVRDWGNQLVAELQKPAGRRLALGLEAGRYQVVLERPSQRLEAELTVSPKGGSELRAEHFVPMTLTRTAARGGTDMRAEALSTGEPVVLGDMPSVPFNLSLVPPLATTALWGGGGRNHLALGALGVRSMQLQGLGVAVGVGWVDGTVEGFQVSGVANVAGGEIFGLQTAFGGNLAFGGGTGGQVSAVFNMAERDFTGFQVSTTANRAAARLRGVQAAVGINLAERLAGAQVGLINISGDVAGAQVGLINVAAEVRGVQLGFINIADDVSVPIGFLSIVRKGRFVLELSADDVMPLSVGIKYGSRTVYVLATTGVGIGEDSLRTFLNMGLGVHVPLDAADRYSLDVDLSYGSWQPNFYGSGPKNTLFRMRATLGWELKRRFALFGGVSLNAYDPSSQDEDRNVSWLPQWKLGRGPGGVRMWPGLLLGVRI
- a CDS encoding alpha/beta fold hydrolase — translated: MVLESFLVGEGDVPTVMLHGFLGTGRNLRSLATAWSAADPSRRILLPDLTGHGTSPALPANSDLYSMARDVVDTARAQGFQGPFDWVGHSLGGRVTLAASLNVPEAVRSVSLLDIAPGPVPGDLSESGKVLGILLQAPSQAENRRTMRAELTGRELSEPLADWLLMNLVTEERGVRWRFDRQGLADLHSRVNDTDLWAAVERKEGPPTRCLRGGRSKYVSDADAERLVAAGCPVETLPEAGHFVHVDAPQAVLAWLR
- a CDS encoding nuclear transport factor 2 family protein, which encodes MPLHTLNAPPDEVFRVPTVSLLLFVLASAPANTAPVDPKAAVTAVLDDWHQAAAAADEARYFGHFTDDAVYLGTDATERWTRDEFHAWAKPYFSKGKAWNFKATSRHIFFSKDGAVAWFDEALDTPNLGPSRGSGVLVKDADTWKIAQYNLSIPIPNDVLPEVKRRIERHLVRSQKPPKSTTGRPPAKVPAPQTPPIKERAPAQAN
- a CDS encoding erythromycin esterase family protein — protein: MGSMEEDAPEVSAALLEGIRAAALPVSGRASDLDPLIESIGDARFVLLGEATHGTHEFYQARATLTRRLIAEQGFRALVVEADWPTALRVDTFVRGNGQDTTAAGALGNFQRFPRWMWRNREMEELVTWMRAHNATVPPEQRAGFYGMDLYSLHDSMREVVAWLDTVDPDAAQRARERYACFDHFGPEPHVYGQSTTSGQADSCEEQVWAQFVELQRRRTRGPEDADARFHAEQNARLVANAEAYYRAVYAGRHEGWNLRDTHMADTVDALAAHLSRSGPPARLVIWAHNSHLGDARATQMGDQGELNVGQLLRERHGAATYNVGFTTYTGVVIAAHEWDEPGLRRRIQPAMSGSYERLFHDVGMPAFLLRMAELGEAAGGLHERRLERAIGVVYAPRTERWSHYFHANLPAQFDAVLHYDETRALRPLDSDAGHGEEDAPDTYPFGL